atcatcttcctccatgactgtttTAAGATAACAAAGAAAAATTTGATTAGCGTGCCTCGATAGCAGTAAAACAACACTGATAATCaaaatcttacccattcaatggggttgtacatggaaaatccttATCGGCAGTTTAAGCGGAGGAAGTCTTCTTTTCCCCCCTTATACAGATTGGCCAagatcatggccagttcggccggggtgtccggacccttgcgTCTTTAACGAGATGCGTCGTCTTCTCCGCTGTAACACCATAAAGGAGTTACTCTGGACTGAAGGGCCTGGATACATCGTTTTATTGCAATGGCCATGACTTCGATTATCGAGAGCTCAGTACGAGCTAGtaatctgaccttgctgaccaacctcttTACTTTCGCACTGTCTTCCTCCTTGGGACTCCGGGGATGCCAattgaggcgtttcttcaaaggagcgatGGAAAATTCGGGGAGGTCGCACCGAACTGGGTCCAGAAGTGGGACGtcatcaatataaaaccactccgaggaccATTCTTGGGATACCTCTTTGGGAGTTCCAATAGGGTAGCCTgttccggctatgcgccatacttcggcgccgcgcACTTCAAATATGGAGCCCCCTCGATGGCGAGgaacgaggcaaaagaactttctccatagttcgaaatgggcctcgcagcccacaAAAAGTTCGCAGAGAGCAACGAAACCTGAGATGTGCATAAtcgaacctggggtgaggttgtgcaactggatTTCATAAAATTCCAACAGACCCCTGAGAAAGGGATGGATCAGAAATCCTAAGCCCCGCAGGAGAAACGAAacaaagcacaccctctcctccttattggggtttTGGGAAATTTTCTGCTAGTACATCATTTTCAATCGAGCCCAATCCCGCTCGCACGGAGACTAGATCCGTGAGGGGGAGGTATCACTGCGTCTGGAGATGACTCAGCTGAAGATGAGACACTGAGCAGCTCTGCTAAtcgccctcttgagggccatgagggcgcAAAGAAGAGCCAGGGGAGCTAGCCATGTTTTGAAGTTCTCTTGTGGCTGGTCCTGATGTTCTCTGCGCGATgtggatggcatttggggatcTGGCCTCTTTATATGGGTGTTGTCCCTGTGTGGTCAGGGGTGTATTTGTAAAAATTTATTGTGGACCGTTCGCATTTGCCCGGtgcgtggaaatcgaggcgacaacaGGGAAGGAGTCATAAAGGCAGAATATGAAGGTCAGGGCCGGACTGTCATCCGTCTGAAATATGATGAAGAACcaaccttgcaaagccgaagacacaAAGCcagatactacatcgtcattgaaggcaagttcgggggctactgagggagtcctggatcagggggtcctcgggtgtccggactatttgatatgggccggactaatgggccaagaAGATAAAAGCAGAAGGCTTTCcctgtgtccgggtaggactcctatatgcgtggacggcaagtttggtgtccggatgtactattttcttcctctgcaaaccgactctgtacaaccctaggcccctccgttgTGTAATtaaaacggagggtttagtccgtagagtccatccgaattctcataggctagaaaggtagggtttagccattacgatctcgacgtaggtcaactcttgtaacccctatatgcATCGAATGCAATCAAgtagggcgtagggttttacctccattaagagggcccgaacctgggtaaacattatgtctcccttgtcccttgttaccatcaatcctcagacgcacagttcgggaccccctacccgagatctgccggttttgacaccgacaccaagcaAGTAGAGAGaccgtgctttcggtcttcagtTCGAGGGACTGTTCGTGGTAGGCTTGCAGGATCGTTCGTCGACGGTtagagggactccaagtatgatctacaccaacaagtTCTTCTTCCGTTGCAAGTCGGTGAGAGTAACAATCATGATCCCAACCCAtcatgcatcttcatattgatcttgggtgtgcgtaggcgtgattttttttattttctactatgtttcccaacagagcCCCCTCACCCCTCGGGCCAGATAACACCTGGACCCAGCCCCCGTACTAATAGAACCTACTAGGGACAGGGATCACTGGCGCATCATGATGCTGCCAGCCACCTGCATGCGCTACATCACCGGGGTAACACCGACACACTTCGTGTGCCATGGAGAACCACCACCCCACTGCCGGAAGCGTCGCCGGCCACCGGAGACACGCACATTGCCACACACGTGCCGCCTCCCAGCTTAACCTGGTCTTGCGTGGCCTCCTGTCCCATGCGCGCGAGGAACCCACTTACAGATCCTCATTCAACCATCGTCAAAAAAGCATGACCCAACCTATGATATGCATTGTTTGGAGTATGATGGCTAGTTTACAAATTAATCGATCACAGTAACATCATTTCTTTTTTGAACAATcatttggtgggggggggggggggggggggtggatccCCACGTTACATCATACTAGATTACAATGTGGGGACAGGTAAAGGAGGCAAGACATGGCGACCTCCCTACTGACGGGGTCCTTAAATCTAAAGACCCAAAAAGTAAAGTCTGAAACAAATGTTACGAAGGGTATCAAGAAGTCAGTGGCGGAGCCAACATTGAAGCAAACCCCAGGCCCAAAAAATATCGGTGAGATTGAAAATCTTCACCGCCTATAACTACCCTCAAAGTACCTCATATCTACCCAAAAAAATACCACACGCGAAAAGATACAATATGGCTCAATTGCACAATCAGTCTAGAATTTAAACCAATGCTTATGGATCCTTAAATCTGCAAAGCTACATCCTACATAGTATGAATTAAACTTTTGCATATTACACCCTTTCTGCCAAAAGAAAACAAACTTCACTTGTATACTAAACATATTCGTAATGCTTTGCCTGAGAGAAATATGTCAGAAGTTCTTCGCAAGTGTATTGATTTCCTCGGACGAAAATTCTGCTGCTGCAGCTTTTTGGTACTGTGCACAAGGTCAAGCAAACAGCTCCCATGACGAAAATGAACATATACTGAATACATCAAATTTGTTTCAATTTAAAGCAGCAAAAATGAGCGGATCTTGGACATCGTTGTGTGCACATCAGTTTGAACCAGCAAATGCATTGGAGTGTATGAAGAATAAATCTTCAGAAAGGTGTTCGAGGTTTCAGTATCATATAATCAAACTGGTCAACACAATAGTCTCCCGGAGCAATCTGTCCAGAAGGGCGTGGCGATGCGCTTCTAGAAGGTCGCACAAGTTAGGTCGAGGCCGCTCCTCACGGGTGGAAGGAAACTGGGAGGGCGGAGAACGAGAACAGGGAACAGGTGcgaccttctagaaggttcccaagcCGGTTTTACTGTGTTTTGACTTTTCagttttttttctgtttctatttcttttcttttcttctttcttctttcttccttttcaagtttttattttcctttttctgtttctttttctattcttttctttttttactttttattttcttattttagaAAAGTTTGAATTCGGAATTTCTAAAATGTTCTTATTTTTCagttttgttcacaaatttagaaAAAAATATGTTTCGAATGTGTTCaggatttaaaaatgttcatgtttttaaaaaatgtttccgTTTTctgaaatttgttcacaaattcaaaatatgttcagatgttttcaaaaatattcatgGTTTGAAATTTTTTTGAATCCCAAAAAATGTACCTGTTTTACAAATTTTGTTCACGGGTGAAAAATCATTCAAGAATTATTCACGGGTTAAAAAATTTTAGGTGTCAAAATTGTTCAAGGGCTTTCCAAATTTTCAAGAAGTGAtcacttttttcaaaatttgttcgcttTTATAAAAAACAAAAACTGAAATTTGTTCAGATTGTTAAATAAATGTTCGCATGTTCAAAAAAGTGTTCACAATTGGAGAATATGTTCgggattcaaaaaatgttaaaattttaaaaaatgttctgttATAAACAATatagaatttcaaaatttgttagCGATGTTCAAAAAATGATCGCGACCTTCacttttttctgacatttgttcagaaattcaaaatatgttcaggtGTTCTCCAAAAATATTTGTGGTTTGAAAGTTTTTGAATCccaatttttttcctgtttttcaaattttgttcacgggTGAAAAATCGTTCAAGAATTTATGAAAATGTTCAGGTTTCAAAATTGCTCAAGGGGTTTCCAATTTTTTAAGAAATGATCACTTTTTTCAAAAATTTGACCGCTTTTatagaaaagaaatggaaaaattgTTCACATTGTTAAATAAATGTTCGCATGTTCAAAAAAGTGTTCACAATTGGAAAATCTGTTCAGGATTTGAAATTTTTTAACAATTTCAAAAATGTTCTTTTTCTAAACGATATTGAATTTCAAAACTTGTTCACGATGTTCAAAAAATGTTGGAACTTCAAAACATTATTTATCTTTTAAAAATTGTTTATAATTTCCAAGATATGTTCGAATAATATCAAAGGTGTTGAATTTTGGCACAATGGCTAGTTCTTAGATACTAGTGCTGCAAATTAGTCACAATTATCAGCTCAGATGGCTATTGGCAGCCCTTCATTACCGTGAGGAGAGTTTGATTCCCTCTAGGGCGTGTTGCTTTTCCGTTATTTTCTCTTATTTTTGCTACAGTGCCAGCATGGGCTTCCCATCGCGCTTGATACAGCCAGCACCCGCAGGCGTCTGCCATGGGCCGGCCTACTCGTTGTGTATGTTGTGCGAAGCGACGTCCTTTTGCCGCAAAGTGCGGCGTATAGGAGCTCCCGAACGAGACCGCCTCTTCGGACCCTTCGTGCGTGGTTGCGTGCAGTGCTTGTTGGGCTAGACCCCGGGCCCAACTTGAAATCTAGGTAGTTGGAAACAAATTTCccacgccccgggcctgggccctACGTGCATATTAGTTTTTTTGAGAGTCTAACTTTTCTCGATGTTCAACCAAGACTCTTTTATACAGAAAATAAATAGAACATATGCCAAATTTGTATCATTAGATCAATCATAAATGCATTTTTACATTTTATTCATTTGGAATTGCATATGTTTCTTCTCGAAACTTGGTTAAACATTGAAAGTTTAACTTTTGAAAAAACTAATACGCACTGTATTTTAGAATGGAGAGTGTACTGCAACACAAGAACTTGCATGTCGGTCCATCTAAAGGACTCTTCCCATTACCCACAAAAGAAATACTCTTCTCATTAAACATAGACTCTTCTCTTACATGCCGATCGCATGCATGGCATCAGAAAAGCACCGCTGGAAATGCTCCATGCCGCCCGCCGAAAACGTTAGCCCCAcctcgacgccaccatcgccgttgcGCGCATCTGCCACCGGCATCGCGCCAGGCATCGCCCCAGACACCGCCACCACCTTTGCCGGCCTCCCGAACCCGAAGTCGACGTCATACACGCGGAACCTCGGCGACCCCACCACGAACATCATGCCGGCCTTTGCGGCCTCCATCACCCTCTTGCCGCATCCGTCCCACCTCTCCGGGTACCCCTCGCTCACCACTTCCTCGAGCGCGTTCGCGATTGCCGTGAATGCCGCGAAGAGGCCCCCCGTGCCGGCCGCCGTGAGCTCGTCATGGCGCGTGACGGCGATGGCCGGGATGCTGCAGTTGCCAAAGTATGTGGCAGGGAGGGGCGGCTTCAACCGTGCCCGGTGATCCACAGAGAAGAGGAAGTGGGTAGTTTTTGCATGACCTTGTTCCTGATCCTTTTTGGCTCGGTAGTAGCAGGACCAGATGAAGGTGTAGGCCGCGAGCGTCGACGAGCATCTGCGCGGCGGCGCACCGTGCCTCGTCGCCTCTCCGGCGAGCGCTTCCTTGATGGCAGTTAGGACCTCTTGAGGTAGCGTGAAGGTGGCGACGAGCTGGTCGTCGGGGACGGAGGACACGCTGCTGGTCACGAATTCCATCTCGTTGCCGCCGCTGGGCATTCCTTGGCAGTAGATGTCGTAGAGGCCCCTGGGGTCAGCGACGAGCGTGTGGTCCAACACGGGTGGCGGCGGCATTTCGACGGCACCGTTGCAGAGGGCGGCCCAGGTGTGCAGGAGGTGGGTGGAGCTGGCGTCGTCACCGGCGGTGTGGTGCATAGTTACGCCGAGCGCGACGCCCCGCCCACCGAGCAGCACTGTGGCCTGCAGGGCGAGCACGGCGCGGCCCTTTGGAAGCGACGGCACGAGAGGCGCGAGCATGGCGACCTGCACGGGGCCGTCGCTGGCGAGGTCACCGACGTCGGCGTCATACTCGGCGACGGTGAAGGAGACGCCATCGCCCGGCTGGTAGAAGAGCTCGTAGCGGTTGGTGTCGGGGGCGAGACGGACATGGCCGGCGAGCGGGTAGAAGAGGTTGAGCGCCTTGGAGAGGGATGCCCTGAGGTCGGAGAGGAGCTGCTGGACATTGCCGTGGTGGTGGTGGTCCTGGAGACGGTAGAGGAAGAGTCGCTGGACGGGCGGCCCTCGCAGCCATTTGACGTCAAAGAAGGTGAGCGGGAGGGAGTGCGGTGGGAGGTCGACGTCGGATGGCGTGACAACGTCGGCATGCAGGACGCAGAGATTGCTATCGGCACCCATGTTGTTGGATGGATATGATGGATGGGGATGTGCATCGTATATTCGTGTTCACTATTCCTATATATAGTGAAGAGTGATAGTGCATGTTATACACTGTAGGCGCAGGAGGCAGGTGGGTAGGTAGCAGCGTGGCAGCTCGAGTAGGTCATGGAGCGAAGCACGTGCTGGGTAGGTATTCCGGTATGTTGGTAGCAGCGTGTCATCTAGCTTGCTCTGCTTAATTAGCAATTTGTTTATGAAAATTGCTTTTGGAGACCGAGCACCATTTGCAATTTTTAAAATCAAAATTTATATTTCTATGTTTTAAACAATTGTGAAACAAAcacatatcactagtagaaaacagggctttggttctgGCCAGACCAGAGCAATAGTCCCGGTAGCCTTACGAATCAGGACTAATGTGAGTATCAGTCCTGGTTCATGGCTCCGGGGTGGTGTTGCATCTCGGTGGTCCTCGGGTTGCCCGGCGGCGGCTGTCTCCTGCAACGCGCTGGCCGGGTGTGTGGCACGCCTGCGTCTCCCTTCACCCCCTACCCTGCAGGTCCGGCTTTGGCCCCGGCGCCCCATGGACCTGCGCCCTCCTCCTGCGTCCATGGTTGGCCGGGGCGGCTCCAGATCCGACGCTCGCCGTGACCGAACTGCGTCTCCTTCCAGTTCCTCCGGCTGGTCGGCATCTCGGCAGCTCCGCAACCACCCCCTGCAGGCGTTCTTGGTTGGCCGGCATCCATCCCGGTGCTGCTTCGACTCCGGCGTGCTCCTGGAGCTGCGTCCCCTTCCAGCTTCTTCAGCTTGCCTGGTGTCCCCGCGGCTCCGGTCCTGGCGGCCTGGATCTGCGCCTTTCCGGATCCTGGCTCGTCCGGGTCTTCGGCCACCATCCCACCCCCTTGCATCCTCGGCTGCCCATCCCGCCCACCTCTGTGCTCCATCCGCCACTCCGCCTGTTCCATAGCTCGCTCCTCCGGCAACGCTTGTTGGCCCCTTCGTTGGCAGGCGTTGCTCCCTTTCTTGCgatggcggcttcggcctccgacTTGACTTCCTTTTCCTCGACTTTCCGCTCCGATGGCTTGGGATTGCTCAGACATGGCCAGGGAGAAATCCCTGCTCGACCTTTCGACGCTGGTAGTGGCGACACCCGCGGGTGCCgtacccttcttggaggcgctgccATGGCTGCTATCTATGCCCCTCTTTGAGCATCAGGGGATACCCTAGGTCCAGTTTTGCGGATCGGACGGTGACGGCGCCCCGGCGTCGTTCTCCTTCATGAAGGCGCCGTCTTGATTGCTCGCGGTGTCCTCGGCGGTAGTTTTGAGGATGTCGGTTGTCATGATGATTTGGTTCGGGCTGCGTCCCAGGTTGGCGAGTTTAGCCgtgtttctttttttctgtttgggCTGAGCATCCCGTGTCCCTCTGCTCCGGTTGCCATGTCATGCCTTCTGCATTCGTGTCATGTGATGTATCCCATGTACTCACTCTTAACTTCTTCTATCAATTAAATGATACGCATCAAAAAAGTCCCAGTTCAAGCGGCTAGAACGTCGGCCGGGGCTCGGCAGGCATCAATCCCGATTCagatgggacctttagtcccggttggtgtctccaaccgggactaatggggttgtcgctctttagtcccggttgatgtctccaaccgggactataagTTAGTCATGATAACAACTAGTGGATAAGGTAGCAAAATGCATGCATGTAAAGATGGGTATTAATGTAGAATATTGCAATTTCCTATCTGTATCAATCTAATATTGTAACATATTGCAATTTCTTATGGGTATCAATGCATTGTGTGCAAAACACTGCCATCGCAGCAAATGCCGACGCGGCAGCTTTATTTCATTTACCTAGGAAACACTTTCAGTGGCGGGCGTTAAAACATTCAGCCACTGGTACAGACATTACCAGTGGTGGTCGGCGTGCCCTCAATGATGACATGTTAGCAGTGGCGGGAGGTCGGTGGTGGGAGCCCCTCATCATCGTTCCCGCCCCCTGCCCATTTATGTCAGTTTTAGTGTTTATTTTTACCCACTGTTTTGTACTTTCATTGTTACTTTTCCATAACCGATTAGAGAGTAACCGCATCATATCGCAATTTATCAACCATAAGCTGAGCctaaaagaatacaacaaagactCAAAAACTTGCATGCATTTTATTGCCAAGTTTTGAATGATTGATGGAATATTATTTATGTTTACTATATATGATGAAACCTAttacacgatattaacaatttcgAGCACACTTCGATTTTTTCTACACATTTAAGTTCACAGCTAGTTATTCCTAATAGAGCAAGAAATCACAATCTATTTTTGTAATATGCAAATACATATATAAGAATTTAAATCGCGAAAACGAAATAAAGAATTATGAAAATGAGTGGGTACATGGCCGTTGAAACGAGCGGACGAGAGAGCAGACGTACTAGAAAACAAACGGAGGAGACGCTGGATCCATATATACGATGGCCAGATGAGAACCCAACCAACCGTCACGTGCTTGGCTTCATAACCTACTCAGTCTGCCACGCTGCACGCTACCTACCTGCCTCATGCATGCACCGACAGTGTAACATGTGTAGAGTATATGAGTATAACATGCACCGTATGCACGTCTATCCATCCATGTGCCCGAGATGGTGATGGGTGCTGATAGCAATCTCCGGGTCCTAGACGCCGGCGTGGTCAGGCCGTCCAACCTCCACCTCCCGCCGCGctcactcccactcactttctttgaCGTCAAATGGCTCCGCCCGCCGCCTGTCCAGCGCCTCTACCTCtaccgcctccaccaccaccaagACACCACCCACCTAATCTCTGACCTCAAGGTCTCGCTCTCCAAGGCCCTCACCCTCTTCTACCCGCTGGCCGGCCATGTCCGCCTCACCCCTGGCGCTCCCAACAGCAACCGCTACGAGCTCTTCTACCAGCCGGGCGACGGTGTCTCCTTCACCGTCGCCGAGTACGACACCGACATCGACGACCTTGCCCAGGACGACCCCGTCCAGGTGGCCAAGCTCGCGCCTCTGGTGCCACCGCTGCCCAAAGGCCGTGCCGTGCTCGCCGTGCAGGCCACGGTGCTATCCGGGGGGCAGGGCCTCGCTCTCGGTGTCACCGTGCATCACACCGCCTGCGACGGTGCCAGCTCCACGCACTTCATGGACACCTGGGCTGCGGCCTGCGCTGGCGCCGACATGCCGCCAACTCCCGTCATTGACCGCACGCTCATCGCCGACCCCAGAGGTCTATACGACATCTACTGCAAAGGACTGCCGAGCGACGACGAGATCGAGTTCGTGAGCAGCAGTGTGTCCTCTATCCCGGACGACCAGCTCCTCGCCACATTCACGCTGCCTCAGGAGCTCCTACACGGCGTCAAGAATATGCTTGCCGATGAGGCTGCCAAGCAGGGCGCGCCATCTCCCAGATGCTCGTCGCTGCTCGCCGCCTTCAGTTTAATGTGGTCCTGCTACTGCCGAGCCAAAGaggaacaaaaccaaacaaaaacaACCTACTTCCTCTTCTCTGTGGATCACCGAGCGCGGTTGAAGCCGCCCGTCCCTGACAGGTACCTAGGGAACTGCCTAGGTCCGGCAATCGCTGCCGCGCGCCATGACGAGATTGCGGCTACCGGCAAGGGAGGCCTCTTGGTGGCATTCATGGCATTgtccgacgccctccaggaagaaGTGGGCGAGAGTTCACAGGACAGGTGGGACGGGTGTGTTGAGCGGGTGAAGGAGGCGGTCAAATCTGGTGTCCTCTCCGTCGCTGATTCACCAAGGTTCCGCGTGTACAACCTCGATTTCGGGTTCGGGAAGCCGGTGAAGGTGGATGTGGTGTCCGTGGCAAAAACCTCCGCAATATCGGTGGAGGAGGCACGCAACCACGGTGGCGGCATCGAGGTAGGGATCTCATTGCCGACAAGCAGCATGGAGAGTTTTCAGCGGTGTTTTGCCGATGCCATGCAAGAGCTAGCGGGTCTATAGTTGATGAGAAAAGCCCTTGCTTGGATGGATCAACATGCATGTGTTTCTTTGTTGTAATATGATACGAGTGTAACTTTTCAAGTTTTCATATCTAGTTTATATCAATTTATAATGCATgatttaataacttatttgaactaaCATACTTGCTATCACACATGACATAAGGCAGAATTGCATGTTTCATGTGACTGATAATGTCCCTAGAAATACAGTTATATGTTCAAACAAATGTAGGAGAAAGGTAGATTCGCTTAGATGTGCAATTTCGTGGAAATATATGCTCATTTATGGTCCGGGGATATATTCAAAATTAAATTATTGTACACACTTAGCCAGAGTTCATGTTACatagagttagtacaaagttgagtcatctattttggaacggagggagtataactttTCATAGAACGGAGCGCAAAGAAAATTATTTTTGTTTGCCAAGTTTGATCAATTTATTTTTTGAATTTAAGGGGTTTCTCCCCGCCCTAGCTTTTTATTAAAAGCCGAGCCAAACAGCCAACAAACAAACGTTCCACAGCTCCCTCCCACAGCCATCGGTAGGTGCAACAGAATCATTACAAGTTTTTTAAGCATCATCAACAACCGTTTGACAAGCGCTCAACAAGAAGGAAGCACATGATACAAAGAACACAGCGTGACCCCCTATTAGAGCTACCTATCGGAACTACCCAAGCTATTCTAATTCTAAAGAGCTCCCCTCGATGATGATTGAGAAGTCGCAAACATGTGAGGAGCAGTGATGCTTGAACTTTGACACAAAGCACCTTCCATTGACGCACAAAAGACCCTATCAAGCCCATAACACACTTCAGACTTTGTCATATTCGACCTTGAAAAGCAAATTCATTTCAAAACCACATCCACCTTTATTGTTGAATATAGCAAAAccaacatatgaattatttgcatctatatAAGTGAATTTGGTACCCATACCTTTGtacattcactagtagaaaacagggcatcgGTCCCAGtttcagagggcctttagtcccggttctgcaaccgTGACAAAACGATCGGGACTAATGCCCATTGCTTTTAGTCCCGGTTGACTTACGAGCCGGGACTAAAGGAGCTCCACGTGGCTGCTGTTgggcgcccaggcaggaggacctttagtcccggttggtaacacctaCCGTGACTAAAAGGcagccacgcgtcagcagctcTCAGGCGctgggtttttttttgaaaggggggtttaggggttttggagggtttatggttttcatattgtgttagctggCTACTAcaaatagagagaagtgacctctctttctccgtgcttggtcgacctAGCTACTACATATGGAGAGAACgagacgctagctagtaagcaaatgaaggaaccattaatcatcatcatcatcattataataacaactcatcatcatagtcatatataTAGGAACTAGCTCATCAATCTAGCACAAAGGTAGCACATAACTCATCATGATAAgaactcatcatcatagtcatatatgAACCAGCTCATCATTCTAGCACAATGTAGCACATAAAAACCTAAGACCACCTACTCTCtcgaaggtaaaatagcataaaacaggtAAACCCCTGATTCTCCATTATGAAGAATACAGATGAACCTATCTCCCATTTGTCGGTTGCGCTTGATGTTGCCCCAAGTAGTTCTCTGTGATCTTTCAGAACTTTTCTCCAATCTTGATTGTGAGGATGTCATCGCTTCGACGAATCGTGTATGCACTGCGGTGATACGTAGGCCAACTT
This window of the Triticum aestivum cultivar Chinese Spring chromosome 5D, IWGSC CS RefSeq v2.1, whole genome shotgun sequence genome carries:
- the LOC123126297 gene encoding phenolic glucoside malonyltransferase 2-like, which encodes MGADSNLCVLHADVVTPSDVDLPPHSLPLTFFDVKWLRGPPVQRLFLYRLQDHHHHGNVQQLLSDLRASLSKALNLFYPLAGHVRLAPDTNRYELFYQPGDGVSFTVAEYDADVGDLASDGPVQVAMLAPLVPSLPKGRAVLALQATVLLGGRGVALGVTMHHTAGDDASSTHLLHTWAALCNGAVEMPPPPVLDHTLVADPRGLYDIYCQGMPSGGNEMEFVTSSVSSVPDDQLVATFTLPQEVLTAIKEALAGEATRHGAPPRRCSSTLAAYTFIWSCYYRAKKDQEQGHAKTTHFLFSVDHRARLKPPLPATYFGNCSIPAIAVTRHDELTAAGTGGLFAAFTAIANALEEVVSEGYPERWDGCGKRVMEAAKAGMMFVVGSPRFRVYDVDFGFGRPAKVVAVSGAMPGAMPVADARNGDGGVEVGLTFSAGGMEHFQRCFSDAMHAIGM
- the LOC123126298 gene encoding phenolic glucoside malonyltransferase 1-like encodes the protein MVMGADSNLRVLDAGVVRPSNLHLPPRSLPLTFFDVKWLRPPPVQRLYLYRLHHHQDTTHLISDLKVSLSKALTLFYPLAGHVRLTPGAPNSNRYELFYQPGDGVSFTVAEYDTDIDDLAQDDPVQVAKLAPLVPPLPKGRAVLAVQATVLSGGQGLALGVTVHHTACDGASSTHFMDTWAAACAGADMPPTPVIDRTLIADPRGLYDIYCKGLPSDDEIEFVSSSVSSIPDDQLLATFTLPQELLHGVKNMLADEAAKQGAPSPRCSSLLAAFSLMWSCYCRAKEEQNQTKTTYFLFSVDHRARLKPPVPDRYLGNCLGPAIAAARHDEIAATGKGGLLVAFMALSDALQEEVGESSQDRWDGCVERVKEAVKSGVLSVADSPRFRVYNLDFGFGKPVKVDVVSVAKTSAISVEEARNHGGGIEVGISLPTSSMESFQRCFADAMQELAGL